The genomic window CGGGGTCGCCGCGAACCTGGTCGGGCTCGGCTACCTCGCCGCCGAGGCCGACCAACCCGAGCAGGCGCTCGCCCTCATCGACGAGGCCGCCGCGGTCGCCGAGGCCGCCGGCGCGCACGGCGTCCTGCGCTGGGTCGACGAGGCCCGCGGTGACCTCCTCCCCGCCTGAGTGCCAAACACCACTCCTGGCCGCCGGTCGCCGGGACACCGAGCGGCCGTGACGACCGGCCGCGTGCCGTACGTGCCGCCCGGCAGCGTCGCGGAGGCGTTGCGCGTACAGGAGGAGTTGCGGCCGCTGGCCGACCTGGCCGGGCCGGGACCGACCGCGCCCGCGACGGTCGCCGGCCTCGACGTCGCGTACGCGGAGAGCGGCGACCGGCTCGCGGCGGCCGTCACGGTGCTGGACGCCCGGACGTTGGCCGTGGTGGATTCGGCGGTCAGCGTCGGCCGGCCCGCCTTCGGGTACGTGCCCGGGCTCTTCGCCTTCCGCGAGCTGCCCGCGCTGCTCGACGCCCTGGACCGGCTGCCCGTCCGGCCTGACCTGCTGGTCTGCGACGGGCACGGGCTGGCCCACCCGCGCCGGTTCGGGCTGGCCTGTCATCTCGGCGTGGTCACCGGCCTGCCCGCGATCGGGGTGGGCAAGACGCCGCTGGTCGGCGAATGGGACGAGCCGGGTCCACGTCGGGGCGCCTGGACGCCGCTGCGGGACGGCGGCGAGGTGGTCGGCCGGGTGCTGCGTACCCGGGACGGGGTGAAGCCGGTCTTCGTCAGCGTCGGCCACCGGATGAGCCTGGCGAACGCCGTCGACCGGGTGCTGGCGCTGACCCCGCGCTACCGGCTGCCGGAGACCACCCGGACGGCCGACCGGCTCTGCCGCGACGCCCTCGCCGCCGCCTCGACCTGACCGGACCGGGCCGAGGGGCAGGGTGGCGCCGCGCACATCCGGGGCGCTCAATGAGCAGGCGCCACCCTGGCCCGGTAGTAACCTGACCCGCGGGGCCCCGCCGGGGCGAGGAACGGTGAGGTGGACATGTCGGTTCGGCGGCACGCGGTGCGGCTGGCCACGGTGGGCGCGCTGCTGGGTGGCCTGGTGACCGTCGGGGCGTCCCCGGCGTTCGCCGAGGGCGACCGGGTGGAGGTGCGTTCGGCGGACCGCTTCACCGTCGGTGGATCGCCCGGCACGGTGGCGGTCGAGGTGCGCAAGCGCACCGACGGGTGCGTCCTGCTGCGGACCGGGCTGGGGCTGCGACTCGACGGCATCCAGGCCGACCAGGTCCAGGTGCAGGCGAACATCGGTGGGCAGTGGCAGGCGGTGGGTGTCGGGGGTGGTGGCGGCACGGTGGCCACGGCCCGTACCTCGCCGGCCAACCCGACCCTCTGCAAGGGCAAGAGCATCACGGTCCGTTACCGGGTCGCCTTCCTGGCCGGCGCGCCCGGCGGTCGGTTGACCGTCGTGGGCGAGGCGACGAACGCGGTCGGCCGGCTGCTCGGCCGCGCCTCGGACTCGTCCAGGGTGGTGGGTGCGGCAGCGGCCGCGCCCTCCCCGACGCCGTCGCGGAAGCCCTCGCCGAGCCCCAGCCCGACGCCGAGCGCCGAGCCGACCGAGCCGCCGAGCGCCGCGGCCGCCGCGCTCGATCCGGCCGCCGGGCAGAGCAGCGCCGCCGACAACTCCTCCGGAGGTTCCCCGATCATGTTCTTCGGCATCGCGCTGGTGCTCGTCGGCATCGCCCTCATCGTGCTGCTGGTCCGCCGCAACCGCGCGGAGCAGGTCGACCAGCCCGCCGGCTACCAGGAGGTTCCGCTGCCGCGCAGCTCCGGCGGCACCACCTACGGCACCCCGAGCGGCCAGGTGTACGGGCAGCAGCCAGCAACCCCCGGCGGCTACGGCGGTACGCCGGCGCCCCGCCCCACCGGCAACGTCTACGGCGGTCCGGCCGGCGGGCAGCAGCCCGGCGGCGAGCCGCCGGCGCCGGCCGGCGGCGACGCCACGACCTTCATGCCCCGCCTGCCCGGCTGAGCCGGGACGGGCCCGCCGCGCTCCGTTACGCTCAGTCGTGATGACCGCGTGTGGTGCGGAGCGCAGCGCCGGGCGGCGGATGATCTGGTTCCGTGGCGCGGTGTCCGGCGCGGTTCGCCGATAAGATCGCGTGCGCCGGCCGGCACCGCCGACCGGTGAGACCGCATACGTGGAAGGAGCCGCGCCGTGGCCCTGGACCCGCAGTTGCTCGAGATTCTCGCCTGCCCGGACACGCATCACGCCCCCCTCGACTACGACGCGCAGGCCCAGACCCTGACCTGCACCGAGTGCGGTCGGATCTTCGAGGTCCGCGACGACGTGCCGGTGCTGCTGCTGGACGAGGCGCGCGGCGGGCCCGCGGCGGACGACGCGCGCGGCGGCTCCGCGCCGCAGCGGTGATGGAGGGTACGGCCGGGGTCAGCGGGCGCCGGCACGCAGACGAGGCGCTGCTGGACAATCCGGACGCGCTCGCCGAGCACGACCCGGGCGGCATGCTCCGGTTCACCGCCTCGGCCGGCGCCCAGGTGCGGGAGTCGGCCGCGCTGGCCGCCGAGGCCAACCTGGGCCTGCTCGCCGACGAGGGACGGCCGCGGGCGGTCGTCATCGCCGGCATCGGCACCGCCGGGCGGACCGGGGACGTGCTGGCCACGGTCGCGGGCCCGCGCTGCCCGGTGCCGGTCATCCCGCACCGCAGCGCCGGAGTGCCCGGCTGGGTCGGCGCGGCGGACGTGGTCATCGCGGTCAGCGCCTCCGGCCGCAGCCCCGAGGCGCTCGGCGCCGCCGAGGCCGCGCACCGGCGGGGCGCCCGGCTGGTCGCCGTCGGCGCCCCGGACTCCCAGCTCCAGTCGG from Micromonospora kangleipakensis includes these protein-coding regions:
- the nfi gene encoding deoxyribonuclease V (cleaves DNA at apurinic or apyrimidinic sites), which produces MTTGRVPYVPPGSVAEALRVQEELRPLADLAGPGPTAPATVAGLDVAYAESGDRLAAAVTVLDARTLAVVDSAVSVGRPAFGYVPGLFAFRELPALLDALDRLPVRPDLLVCDGHGLAHPRRFGLACHLGVVTGLPAIGVGKTPLVGEWDEPGPRRGAWTPLRDGGEVVGRVLRTRDGVKPVFVSVGHRMSLANAVDRVLALTPRYRLPETTRTADRLCRDALAAAST
- a CDS encoding Trm112 family protein, giving the protein MALDPQLLEILACPDTHHAPLDYDAQAQTLTCTECGRIFEVRDDVPVLLLDEARGGPAADDARGGSAPQR